A window of the Mesorhizobium opportunistum WSM2075 genome harbors these coding sequences:
- the rpmF gene encoding 50S ribosomal protein L32: MAVPKRKTSPSKRGMRRSADALKAPTYVEDKNSGEMRRPHHIDLKTGMYRGRQVLTPKES, translated from the coding sequence ATGGCCGTTCCGAAACGCAAAACCTCTCCGTCCAAGCGCGGCATGCGCCGCTCGGCCGACGCCCTCAAGGCCCCGACCTATGTCGAGGACAAGAATTCCGGCGAAATGCGCCGCCCGCACCACATCGACCTGAAGACCGGCATGTATCGCGGTCGCCAGGTGCTGACCCCCAAGGAAAGCTGA
- a CDS encoding agmatinase encodes MSKLTVTPRTVFQTFLDFPLVEDLDTLSADVVIIGMPYGAPYTIDETINDQTNAPTAVRRASQRISLGLDRYDFDIGGTLFDGRDVKVVDVGDVPGEASDSTGHYARAEAAIRKIRAAGALPITIGGDHGIPIPIFRALDGEGPITLVQIDAHLDWRDNVNGVKEGYSSPIRRASEMAHIDAIFQLGIRGQGSARMEEVEAARAYGSNIITAGQWQDIGTAALLERIPEGGRYYLTIDADGLDPAVMPAVEGPSPGGVTYRQTIDLIKGLFAKGEVVGVDIVEIAPARDINEITSMTAGNIILNVIGAAVRAGQFKRQN; translated from the coding sequence ATGTCCAAGCTGACCGTCACGCCGCGCACCGTCTTCCAGACATTCCTGGACTTTCCGCTGGTCGAGGACCTCGACACGCTGAGCGCCGATGTCGTCATCATCGGCATGCCCTACGGCGCGCCCTATACGATCGACGAGACGATCAACGACCAGACCAATGCGCCGACCGCGGTGCGGCGTGCCTCGCAGCGTATCAGCCTTGGGCTCGATCGCTATGATTTCGACATTGGCGGTACCCTGTTCGACGGGCGGGACGTCAAGGTGGTCGATGTCGGCGACGTGCCGGGCGAAGCATCCGATTCCACCGGGCATTACGCCAGAGCCGAGGCGGCGATCCGCAAGATACGCGCCGCCGGCGCGCTGCCGATCACCATCGGCGGCGACCACGGCATTCCGATCCCGATCTTCAGGGCGCTCGATGGCGAGGGGCCGATCACGCTGGTGCAGATCGATGCCCATCTCGACTGGCGCGACAATGTCAACGGCGTCAAGGAAGGCTATTCCAGCCCGATCCGACGGGCATCCGAAATGGCGCATATCGACGCGATCTTCCAGCTCGGCATTCGCGGCCAGGGCAGCGCCCGAATGGAAGAAGTCGAAGCGGCACGCGCCTACGGCTCCAACATCATCACCGCTGGCCAGTGGCAGGACATCGGCACGGCGGCCCTGCTCGAGCGCATTCCCGAGGGCGGCCGTTACTACCTCACGATCGACGCCGACGGTCTCGATCCGGCCGTTATGCCGGCGGTGGAGGGACCGTCGCCGGGTGGCGTCACCTATCGCCAGACGATCGACCTGATCAAGGGGCTGTTCGCCAAGGGAGAAGTGGTCGGCGTCGACATCGTCGAGATCGCGCCGGCACGCGATATCAACGAGATCACGTCGATGACGGCAGGCAACATCATCCTCAATGTCATCGGTGCCGCCGTTCGCGCTGGTCAATTCAAGCGCCAGAACTGA